In Spirosoma sp. KUDC1026, the sequence AATCCAATCCAATAGTTTATAACCGGGTTGATGGGACCAATTTCGTGATTCGCGATTTACGCTACGCATTTAACAACCTGACGACAACAGCAGCAAACCAGGCAACCAAAGAAGCTGCGGCAGCTATGTTGGCGAAAGTCTACTTGAACCGGGCAGTGTATACGAACACAACTGCTCCTGCTGGACCGTACACGTTTGCTAAGGCAGACATGGACTCAGTGACGTATTTTGCCAATCAGGTTATCGGTTCAGGTAAATTTGCCCTGACCACTTCGGGAAAATATTTTGATAATTTCCACTGGCAAAACGATTCTCGGTCTAAAGAGCTGATCTTCACGATCAATAATACAACGACCAGCCAGCCGGGTAACGTTAGAAACCGGTATTACATGACACTTCACTATAATCAGTATGTGAGTGCCTGGAATGGTTTCACAACGCTTGCTGATTTTTACAATAGTTTTGAAGCAAGCGACGAACGTCGGGGAGGACCAGTTAGCGATCTTACACCAAGTACGGGATTGAACGCTGGCTTCCTGGTAGGTCAGCAGTACGTATCTACCCCTGGTTCGTCCACTGCACCGTCTACGATTGTTGCCGCTAAAGACCGTTTAGGAAACCCACTGGTATTTACGCCACAGGTAAACCTGTCATATGCTACCGAAGATCAGGGTATTCGGGTTGTAAAATATCTGCCGCAACCAGGGGCAGTTGATGCTCCTGCCAATGATTACGTATTCCTTCGTTATGCCGACGTATTACTGATGAAGGCTGAAGCGTTGTTACGGGGCGGTAGCGATACACAGGGCCAAACGGCGGCTGGTATCGTGAATAACCTGCGCACAACCCGGAAAGCGTCTAGCTTGGGAACGGTTGACCTGACCGTTTTATTGGCAGAGCGCGGCCGTGAGCTATACTGGGAAGGCTGGCGCCGGAGTGATCAGATCCGGTTCGGTAAATTCCTGGATCCCGTTGATCAGCGTCCAACAGCATCTCCTGCCACGGCGGTCCTATTCGTACTTCCACAACAGGCGGTTGACAGTAATCCAAACCTGATACAGAATCCTGGATATTAAGCCAAGTAATCTGTTTCAGAAACAAAACAGCAGCCCGAAACCGGGCTGCTGTTTTGTTTCTGCCATTTGGAATATGAGTGGATTACTTTTCGTTTAGTACTTGATGAAAAAAGTTGTTTACGGGCTGTGTTTTACACTGTTAACTGCCTGCTCGCCAAAGAAAACGTTGTTTGAAAAAACAAATTCGGAAGAGACAGGAGTTACGTTTACTAACCAATTAACTGAAACGGAACAGGAGAATATTCTGGCGTTCGAGTATTTCTATAACGGTGGAGGAGTAGCTGCGGGAGATTTAAACAACGATGGGTTACCTGATCTATATTTTACGGGCAATCAGGTTGGTAACAAACTATACATCAATAAAGGAAATCTGACGTTTGACGATCTGACCGAAAAAGCCGGACTGGGAGGGCGCGCTGGAGGTTGGAAAACCGGCGTAACATTAGCCGATATAAACGCCGATGGCTGGTTGGATATTTACGTTTGCTACTCGGGTTTACGGCCAGATTCACTCCGTAAGAATCAACTTTTTATCAACAATCATAATCTTACCTTCACCGATAAAGCCACTGAATATGGTCTGGCTGACTCCGGTTATTCCGTTCAGGCTAACTTCTTCGACTATGACTTGGATGGGGATCTGGATTGTTTTTTAATCAACCACGGGCTGTCTGATTACCAACGAAAAGAAGCCGCGGCCATGCGGGAGGAGCGGGACTACAACGCTGGCGACAAATTATTTAGAAATGATTTGTCTACAGGAGGACATTTTGTTGATGTATCGGAGCAGGAAGGAATTAAAGGAAACCCGCTGGGTTTTGGACTCGGTGTTGCCGTTTCGGACGTAAACGGGGATGGTTACCCGGATGTATACGTGACAAACGACTTTGTGGAGGATGATTATCTCTATATCAACCAGCGCAGCCGTCAGCCGAGCGGCCCAGCCTTTCGGGACGAGTTGCGTGAACGAGTTGCTCATACATCCTACTCGTCGATGGGCGTTGACATTGCGGATATCAACAACGATACGTTACCGGACATTATAACGCTCGATATGCTGCCTGAGGACAATGCCCGGCAAAAGCTGTTGCTCTGGCCCGATAGCTGGCCGGTTTATCAGGCACAGTTGCAAAATGGCTTTTGGCATCAAAACATGCGGAATATGCTTCAGCTACAGCAGCAAAACGGGCAGTTCTCGGAAATTGGTCAGTTAGCAGGCGTGTCGAATACCGACTGGAGCTGGGGAGCACTTTTGGCAGATTTCAACCTAGATGGCCGTAAAGACGTCTTTATCAGCAACGGACTCGGCCGTGATTTAACGAACGCCGACTTTGTCAAATATGCTAGTGAACAGGAAGAACAGCGTACTGGACAGGCTATGCTTGAGCAGCTGAAGCAAATGCCCTCAACGCCAACAAAAAACTATATTTTTCAGAATACCAGCACTGGAAATGCCTCGGTAACCTTTGCCAATCGGCAGGTTGAATGGGGATTTGACGAAACAATACGCGCCAACGGAAGCGCTTATGCTGATTTGGACGGGGATGGTGACTTAGAAATTATCACTAATAACCTGAACGAGACAGCTCGCATTTATAAAAATACAAGCCGGGAGCAGAAACTTGGTCACTTCCTGACGATTAAACTGGAAGGCTCGGCTGCGAACCGTTTCGGGGTCGGAGCAACCGTGCAGGTGATACAAGGAGGCCATCGTCAAGTACAGGAGTTTTATCCAACTCGCGGTTACCTGGCAAGCAGTCATGACCGACTGCTGTTTGGTGTTGAAAAAGCCGATCAGCCAGTCGACGTACTAGTTCGCTGGCCAAACGGACTTACCCAAACCGTGAGAAATGTCGCCTTGGATCAGTTACTTGTTCTTTCTGTCAGGCAGGCAACAAAGCCAGTTAGTAGACCTAGGGGCCAGCCTCAAACTTTACTGGCTGAGGTTTCCGGACCCAACTGGCAGCACATAGTGAAACCAACGAACGACTTTGAGCGTCAGCTTATGCTGCCCATGCACTATTCGTACACGGGACCGCGTCTGGCAGTGGGCGATGTGAATGGCGATGGCGAGCCAGATGCATACGTAGGAGGAACACCGGAACAGCCAGGAACACTACTGATACAAAAAGGGGGAGTATTCTCACTGCAGACATTGACTGGGACAAAACCGTTGAAAAATACGGATGCTGTGTTAACTGACTTTAATGGTGACAAAAAACCTGATCTCTATGTGGTGAATGGGGGTTATGGCGTCCGTGACACGGTTGATTTACAGGACCAGTTATGGCTAAATGATGGGGCTGGAAATTTCAGTCCGGCTTCTCTCCCCGTTGAAGGGG encodes:
- a CDS encoding RagB/SusD family nutrient uptake outer membrane protein, whose amino-acid sequence is MIKFSGHQLSVFFGVTALLGVASCTNLDDAVFGQLSSAEGTANSVPLDPASTLQGAYQLLNNIATNQGNTYAMEEHPSDEMMGPTRGTDWDDFGRWRRLHQHTWDSQNDQILGAWNDLNSGVFRSTQALSVAGSDVQIAAQARFLRAFYMYHIVDLWGQVPFRNVTDSPESNPIVYNRVDGTNFVIRDLRYAFNNLTTTAANQATKEAAAAMLAKVYLNRAVYTNTTAPAGPYTFAKADMDSVTYFANQVIGSGKFALTTSGKYFDNFHWQNDSRSKELIFTINNTTTSQPGNVRNRYYMTLHYNQYVSAWNGFTTLADFYNSFEASDERRGGPVSDLTPSTGLNAGFLVGQQYVSTPGSSTAPSTIVAAKDRLGNPLVFTPQVNLSYATEDQGIRVVKYLPQPGAVDAPANDYVFLRYADVLLMKAEALLRGGSDTQGQTAAGIVNNLRTTRKASSLGTVDLTVLLAERGRELYWEGWRRSDQIRFGKFLDPVDQRPTASPATAVLFVLPQQAVDSNPNLIQNPGY
- a CDS encoding VCBS repeat-containing protein; translated protein: MKKVVYGLCFTLLTACSPKKTLFEKTNSEETGVTFTNQLTETEQENILAFEYFYNGGGVAAGDLNNDGLPDLYFTGNQVGNKLYINKGNLTFDDLTEKAGLGGRAGGWKTGVTLADINADGWLDIYVCYSGLRPDSLRKNQLFINNHNLTFTDKATEYGLADSGYSVQANFFDYDLDGDLDCFLINHGLSDYQRKEAAAMREERDYNAGDKLFRNDLSTGGHFVDVSEQEGIKGNPLGFGLGVAVSDVNGDGYPDVYVTNDFVEDDYLYINQRSRQPSGPAFRDELRERVAHTSYSSMGVDIADINNDTLPDIITLDMLPEDNARQKLLLWPDSWPVYQAQLQNGFWHQNMRNMLQLQQQNGQFSEIGQLAGVSNTDWSWGALLADFNLDGRKDVFISNGLGRDLTNADFVKYASEQEEQRTGQAMLEQLKQMPSTPTKNYIFQNTSTGNASVTFANRQVEWGFDETIRANGSAYADLDGDGDLEIITNNLNETARIYKNTSREQKLGHFLTIKLEGSAANRFGVGATVQVIQGGHRQVQEFYPTRGYLASSHDRLLFGVEKADQPVDVLVRWPNGLTQTVRNVALDQLLVLSVRQATKPVSRPRGQPQTLLAEVSGPNWQHIVKPTNDFERQLMLPMHYSYTGPRLAVGDVNGDGEPDAYVGGTPEQPGTLLIQKGGVFSLQTLTGTKPLKNTDAVLTDFNGDKKPDLYVVNGGYGVRDTVDLQDQLWLNDGAGNFSPASLPVEGANGSCVKALDVDKDGDMDLFVGGHVRPGKYPYADQSFLLINNGKAQFEQVSLGKLGVVSDAAVVDMNKDGWLDLVVVGEWMPVTVLFNQHGRFSTQKQQVYDKLSGWWNRISQADLDGDGDDDLIVGNLGQNTQIQASEAEPATLVYDDFDRNGTIDCFMNYYIQGKSYPAHTRDEIGEQMPTLRKTFTDYQLYANATIEQFADANTIEKANHRTINELRTLVLENRVDETGVSELIPHELPQPAQYAPVYAILPQDFDRDGRPDLLLMGNNSMFRLRIGKVDANQGTMLLNRGNWRFDYVPSAQLGLLVKGDVRDVKRIGSYILVGQNNNKLLTFKINR